One Hevea brasiliensis isolate MT/VB/25A 57/8 chromosome 6, ASM3005281v1, whole genome shotgun sequence genomic window, TAACACCAAAGAcacctttaaaaaaaataaaaaaagaaaaggcaAGGAAGAAAAATTAATCTTGATTCAAAAGTCTGCAGAATCACTTAAAGGTCTATTACGTAATTTTCCGTTAAACATGCTGTGAAAACCTACTAAACCTCTACATCTATTACTCCATTATAGTTTTATTTTCAAAACAATTAGATCCTTATTGCTGATGCCACTAGATCAGAGCATCTCAATACACAGCGGTTAAAAAAATTCTTACAGGCATTTTAGTGAATAAAAAACTACAAGAGGTCTTGCTCTTTCTCCCTCGATCTCTCATTCTTTTTACTCTTTTAAGTTTCTTACTCATTCTTTCTTTTCTATGATCAAAAGATTTTGGGTTTTATTCAGAATGAAATACCAATGCACCTTCACTATACAAAAACAGTCAAGAGGAAGAGGGAGAGAAATGGGTCATTTTGGTTCTCAATTGCCTAATCAACCAAATCAAACCGATCGGAGGTGGAAGCAACCACCAGGTTTAGCTTGCTCTGATGGTATTAAGTGACCtagagagatattttgtggattactTTTGTTGGTTAATTTACACCCATAAGAATTGTGTTACCTAGAAATCTGATTGCGGAGACCGTTTATTTGCTGTACTGTAGGTCTCATTGCAGAAAGATGAGAGAGTAGGAGAAGGTGAAGGAGTAATAGTAACAGGTAAAGGGAAGGCATTTAATTAAATCCTTATTTGTCCCCTTCTTTCATGAAAATTTATAGTAGAAACAAGAAAAAACTGAAAAGAGGGAAacccaaaaattaatattaccatAAAATAAAAATCTAATTACGTGTTCTTCATCTGTGCTAGCAGGAATTCaatctaaataatttttatttttatttttccttctctTGGCCAGACAAGAGATGTTCATGTTCCATGTTGACAAAGAATGCTAATCTTGCtctggagtttggatttgccattgTTCTTGCTCTAAAACAAGAATTGAGATTTTCTTTTGGGTCATCCTACCCTGGGCAGCATGTTGAAGTGAGATGGTAGAAAATAAGTGAAAAAGTAAACAAATCAAGAGTCAAATAGAACTGTCAGATTTTCTTTCCACATCGGCATGAGCATAATTACACGCTATACATATGAACCGTAAGGGTCTATATATTACAAAAATAAAACAACAGGCAGGTAATAGGTTCAATTGAAATTTGAAAGTACAAGGTGTCAATGGGTTTTTCCCAAAATGTTCTCAGGCAGATTTATATATAAGGATATAACTTAATATGCAATACATATAGATAGTCTTGCATTAAAATAACATACCATCACCTAAAACCAGAACTAAGAAAGTTTGTTTCAAGCAAAACATACCATGTTACTGTTTAAAATGCAACAAACAAATGCTTCAAAAAGGATATTCATATTTAGCACACTTGATATCATTTAACTCAATCCAAAGAGAGGAAATCTCACAACTAAAACAACAGAAAATGCATTAATAAATGCCCTTCCAGACTTAGACTTCATCATTTAAGAGGAAAATTCACATGTTATCGTTTTCACTGACAACTAGAGTCCAGATATCCAAttcaaaatacaataaataatctCAACAGAAATAGCAAGTGCAAGTTACAAGCCTGAACCCATTTAGCCACAAATTTCATAATGCtcataaattttagaaaataatgCTTTTCTGGGCATAAATTAATTGCTTTATGATGGCTCGGTTCCTATTTCAGGAAATGAGAGAAATATCATCTCTAttttaccctagaaaagaagacaCATTTAGATATCAACAACACAAGATTCCAAAATTTTACAAAGAATCAGTTTAGCTTATCAAAAGGATAATGCATTTGAAGTTGAATTTTTTGTTCCCTAAGCTCAAGTGAGTGGACAACTCATAGCGATTACAGAAAGACAAGTAATAAAAACTGTGCACACAGTGAAAAGAAGAATATTGAAGTATCAATACACAAACAGCATCAGGGATTAGAGATACCAATATTAGGGCACATGATATTGAAGTATCAATACACTGGAAACTCAGCTCATCAAATTTATAATAGGGTACATGATACAGAAAGTAACAAAATCCAGTTGTTGCATTTAACAGAGTGATAAAGGAAAAGATCCAGGCTTCCACAAATAAGATAGCAAAACAACATATGCATTGCAGTGATTTCTGCTTCAATGTGATTAACTCGAGAgtacatttaatttaattttacaaaGCTGCACATTTGACAACAGTGTGGATTATCTTAATGGTTATCTACAAAATTAAAATTACttcaaatgattaaaaaaaacagtgAAATATTATATCTTGTTCAATGCCCTAggactttctctctctctttatgtttttctttttctttcttaagtTGGTATGTTTACTCAGTTGAAGTTACAGCAAATGCTACTcccaagaaaaaaaaatctcaaaacaAACAAAGCACAGCAGAATTACACAGAAGACAAAAGTATACAAAATTAAAccaccccccaaaaaaaaaaaaacaacattaaagctaaatatataattaaattaaatagcaCGCAAGAGCAATAATCATAAGCAATTAagacattattttttttaaacaacAGAGCCAATAAGCAGAAAAAACACAAATTCAATGACAAAACACAGAAACAAGAAAGGACTAACTGATAGAACTATACTGAGAGAGAAACCTGCTAAAAAAAATGAGGGTGAGGGTTCTCGGAGAATAATCAACAGCGGGTAAAGATAGCCCTTCTCCTGCTCGAAAATTTCATCGATTGAGAACTTGGGAAGGGATTAGGGGACTTTCATTAGCAGAAGAGCACTGGAAATTGCCACGACCGTGAGGATTGTACTTGATGGAATCGGAACTCGAGCTCTGAAAGCCCAAAGGTACTGCTTACAGAGAGAGATGTTTTTATAGCTTAGAGCTTGGGCATTCAGCTTTCGTAGTTCGCACTTCGCACTCCGTAGTTTAAGCCAAATCACAGGTCGGGGGGCTTGGGTTGGGCCGGGGTGGGGCGGGGTCGGGTTGTGACTTGTGTCGATCGTGTGAGCTTCCGATTTCCAATACTACCCTTGTGTATCAGCAGGCGCCATTGCCAAAATCCAGCAGCGGCGCCGTTTCCGCCttgtttttttctcattttctgctttttttttttctttttaaggcAAAAGtccatttaattcctaaaaaaaaaaaaaaattaatcgccATTTAAACCATAACCAAACTATATAAGTCATTCAAACTTTGTAGAATATCTCAATATAAACCAAGTTtttttaagataaaaaaaattatatggatgatattttaatttttagatataTAATATCAGactacttaaattttaatttatatttataacacaaatcttttattaatataaaaatttttatgacctttaataattaatttctaatCATTTATGCTAACATATCatttattgaattaaaaaatttactaTACAATGCAAATTTTTAAAATGGTTGGATGGATTAttattaaacttgaattttaatcttttttttaaattttaagaaaaaaaaagagtgagagataaatttatatttcaaattATATCACAGTTAAAATTATGTAGTTAagttttgatttatttaattatttggtaagcataaaataatttaaaataatttttatttatttactgtCTTATATTCTAAATTTGTTTTTTTgtgtaaaaattaaatttaaattataaatgattatattttataaataaaatttttattttgatatatcataattttaaataataatattgtaTTTAATACCCTATTATTTCTTATTGAGAGAGCGTATATCACTCCTATTGTAATCAATCTTACCATTGACTATGAATTTAGCACTCCCATAAAAATGGGTTTAAAGAGAAATATTTTTATATGAGTAAGGAAATATATAATCTCTAAAACTTGTTAATTTTATggaaaataacttaaaaatattttttaaaaaaatattttttatgaaaaaaaatatttttcatgaaaaaaaatatttttcatgaaaatatttttcgtatttaattaaaatattaaattaatgatatatatttattttatacatgtataaatatatttatattttaataaaattatcaaaatttagaaaataaaaaataatatttttttaaaataatattttttttcttaaaaatgatttagtttttcatttgatcagaaaaatattttttattaactaaTTTTTCTTAGTGTTCcaaatactaaaaaatataaaaattattttaaaataaatattttatttgaaaCAAACAGAATCTAAGTTAGTAATTAAAGTAGGTTGATGAGCTAATTAAATATGTGCAaataatttattgaaattgtaaaaaaACTGACAAAGGTATAGATCACCAAGATTACAATCAGAATCGTGCATGTTGTCCATAATACAAAATATAAGAACAAACAAATTACAGAAGATGAATAGTCTTATAGAGCTGGATCACCTCCCTCAAAATCCCAATAAGAACTTGCTTTAGCCACTTCAATCAGTATAGGAAAAGAATTAGAACAAAAGTGATTAACCCATTTTAATTACCATGCGTAATCAGCACCAAAttaaaaatgactaaaaccaGCTTTAATTTGCATTATCAATGTGGTTTCAACTGATCATTCTTCAATGCTTTTATAATCTCTGTTCATCCATGCATGGTTATTATGGTCTCTTCTTTCCATCAAAAAGCTCATCAATACAAGTCTCTATATCTTCAGGCTGGTATTTTATGTACTTCTCATATTGCCTTCCAGGGTCCAAATTCTGCGAAAACCTTCCCAAGAATGATCGATACGCCGGTATCACCACTGCGGATATAGAAATCCTAAGTTCAGACTGAAGCTGCTCATCGCTCACAACCCACGAGCTCTGGGTCCTGTGGATTTCATCAAACATCAAGTTGAAGTTTTTAAACTTCTCTTTCAGCACTGGtttcactacttttccattcactaGTAGACCCTCGTGACCTAAACAACCCAACAGCTTACCCCATGTCTCTCTCTGATAACTCTTGTGGAAATTTCTAAGATCTGAAGATTTCTTGCGGCACCAAGCGTCTCCCACTGCTTGATGGATCTCCACTGCGCCTTTTATCTTCTGCAAGATGTAGCGTCCATTATTCATCATGAAAATGCTGCTTAATGCGATTTCCCTGTAAAGCTTTGACTTGGCCTCCAAATTTGAGTCTAGTAAATCCATAACTCTCACCAATTGAGCTGAGAATGGTGAATTGTTTTCTCCGGCGTTAATGTTGCTCTTGAAGTCTTGAGTCTTGCCTTCGAAATGTGGCCTACTTGTTGAGTCAGCTCGTTCGATTTTCGAATGCTCCTTGAATACTTGCTCAAGGGTTGTCATGTACTCACAAGCATACTTCAAATAGTTCATTGTGTAGCGAGCCAGCGGGTGAACTGCACCACCAGGAACTGTGGTTCTTCCTGTATCAGACTTGATGGAGTTTTCCAAATCACAAAATATACTAATTGCGGCCTCTCCAATCCGACACTTAGCTGTTAACATTTCTGGTTTATGCTCATTTTCAGATTCCTGAGGAAATAAATCATCCATTGCTGTAATACTGTCACGCAAAGTTTCGTACATGTCTAGAAACTTAAATAGTTTCTCTGCAGAGCGCTTTGTCATCGAAATACCTTCAGTGAAATTGAGGAGCTGGATCATCACTCCTCGCACAAGATTGCTGAAAAGGGAGGAAGAGATTGATGGGAAATCAGAGAAAACAGCCTCGGCAAACTTGCGTTCTTTAGCGAAATAGATTGTTGCACAATCTTTGAAGGTCTTGATCCATGCAGGGATCTCGCTCTCCAATGCTTCCCATTGCATTTTTTGCACCTCATCAATGCTTATCTTCTCAAATCCCATCATGTCCAAGCACTCATCAAATGCATGCCTCCTTGTGATCACGTAAACCTGACAGCATTCAGATTCATATCCTCCTGAGATCATCTCCTTGGCGATCCTATTCAAATTTGCAACAACATCCTCAGAATATCCTGTGAAATTGTCTTCCTCGGTGACTTGATCGTCAGGTTCGGGTAACACGCAGCGATCGTTTTCTTCCTGCTGCTTCGCAACGTTATTTTCTACCTCATTGTTACTTTTATAATCTTCAAGAAGCAACCTGAATTGATCCTCCAAGAAGGACATCGCTCTTTGGTAGATCCCTCCAATATAATTGACCAAAGTGCAATTATTTGGATCCGCTTTGAACTCAGCAAGGGAGTTTGTTAGCTTAGAAACCCGATTTACAGCGTCAAGAAATGACAAATCATCCTCCGGAACTTGGCCCCACTTCCCTTTCCCTTCAACGGATTCATATTCTACAACAAGCTCTCCAACAAGATCCAAAAACTTCTCAACAAATACAGGAATATCCATGGAGACCACCTTCTCATCATTTTCTCCTTCTTTTTCATCATCTTTCTTGTCATCATCATCACCTTTCGTGCCTTCTTTTACAACAATTTCCTTTTTGCCTTTCTGGGATGACAAAATCAAAAGAAACTGGTCGATATCTTCAGAGACTGATTTGAGAGTACAATGGATTTCATCAGGAGGAGCCTCTTCTATCTTTTCCATGTTGTCATCAACCTCTTGACCCTGATCAACATCAGTTGCTTTCTCCAAATCTTCAGTTTTGACCTCAGGCTTTGGAGAGTCAGACACAGAATTGGAAGTTCCGGTGTCAGCAGGGTCAGGCTTAGGATCAGGTTCATGGGTTGGATTATGATTGGGATCGATATCTGTTTCGAGGATTTTAGAAGGTTGTTCCTCTAGAGGGTTGTTTTCAGAGGTGTTAGTTTCCATTGTTATGGTGGTGAGTAAgtgtaaaaggaaagaaaaagaaaagattgTTTCAGGAAAGAAGTGAAGTTGGGGGATGAAGAAAGAGAGATGGGGGTGAGAGAAATGCAGAATTATTTGCGTTCTTTGTTTTcactttgtttttatttttcttaattttttgtttttcattttagGGGCTTGAAATGGTCATAGTAGAAGCGGCAAAAAGGTAAGGTGAATGGAAATGTACGGTCATAAATTGTCTAAGAAGGAAGGAAGAAAGAATTTTGTTGTTTGCGTTAATCTGGATGGAGAGATGATCGCTTTCGCTTTTGTGCTTGCCGCGATACTGTTTTTGTTTCTCCTCGTTTCTCGCCAATGATCTCAATCACAACGCTGCCCAGGAAAATTCTTCCCCAtactaaatgattttatttttttttctaaagtcAGAGAAATATTATTAGATGAAATATTTAATACATCAATAAAATCCAGACAGAATGAAGCTAAATACAACGTAAACCAACTAAAACCCAAGCTCAAAACTAAAGTCAAACTCATGGCTCACGATTTAAGGATTCCACAGCCCAAGCCTATAAGCAAAATGTtgacccgtgtagctcaaaatgagcattgattttgatgataataaaactcaactagaatttatcaaactcaatttcaagtgatgtgtagattatttctcttattcatgaagaatctttgaagttgcatctaaggaggaatggcactcaaaggcatctcaagatgaatctaagttgagaaagaacaagattatgaaagctaAAACTCAAGTTGAAGGTACGAAAGTCATAAAGTTAGTAATTGAGTCTTAGGATTTGTGTAGAAATAATAGATGAAAGTTTTAATCAATTGgagttcaaaattaatttttctttcaattattttataaaattttctctcattATGACCTTGAATATTGCTATTGGAATATATATTTATCTTAAggtctaaattagatttttaaagaTTATAATTTGAAACAGACatctggtaaattagtttgctaacttgtttgctaaaaAATTAGTTTGTTAATGTT contains:
- the LOC110636454 gene encoding exocyst complex component EXO70B1-like, which codes for METNTSENNPLEEQPSKILETDIDPNHNPTHEPDPKPDPADTGTSNSVSDSPKPEVKTEDLEKATDVDQGQEVDDNMEKIEEAPPDEIHCTLKSVSEDIDQFLLILSSQKGKKEIVVKEGTKGDDDDKKDDEKEGENDEKVVSMDIPVFVEKFLDLVGELVVEYESVEGKGKWGQVPEDDLSFLDAVNRVSKLTNSLAEFKADPNNCTLVNYIGGIYQRAMSFLEDQFRLLLEDYKSNNEVENNVAKQQEENDRCVLPEPDDQVTEEDNFTGYSEDVVANLNRIAKEMISGGYESECCQVYVITRRHAFDECLDMMGFEKISIDEVQKMQWEALESEIPAWIKTFKDCATIYFAKERKFAEAVFSDFPSISSSLFSNLVRGVMIQLLNFTEGISMTKRSAEKLFKFLDMYETLRDSITAMDDLFPQESENEHKPEMLTAKCRIGEAAISIFCDLENSIKSDTGRTTVPGGAVHPLARYTMNYLKYACEYMTTLEQVFKEHSKIERADSTSRPHFEGKTQDFKSNINAGENNSPFSAQLVRVMDLLDSNLEAKSKLYREIALSSIFMMNNGRYILQKIKGAVEIHQAVGDAWCRKKSSDLRNFHKSYQRETWGKLLGCLGHEGLLVNGKVVKPVLKEKFKNFNLMFDEIHRTQSSWVVSDEQLQSELRISISAVVIPAYRSFLGRFSQNLDPGRQYEKYIKYQPEDIETCIDELFDGKKRP